The Cardiobacteriaceae bacterium TAE3-ERU3 nucleotide sequence CGGAAAGTAAGCCTTCTGCAAACTCACCGTGGCCGGAAACAATAATATGAATCATAGAATCTCTCCAAAGAGCATTCAAGACGAGATTGCACCGGCCAAAGACCGGTGCAATCGATAGAGTAGGCTTATTACTGCCCTACAGCTTGAGCTGCAGTTTCAATGCCCATACGAACATCAAGTACAGCTGGGTCGATGATATCGACGCCAAAAGCCATTTTGACTACAACAGGAAGCAAGGTGCAGAACAGACCAAATACGACGGTCATGATAACCAGACGCAGTGGTGAGCTGCCCTTCTTAATCCGCCACAGGATAAACATTGTCCACAGCAGTGGTAATAATGCCGGCATGATTGGATCAATCAAGCTACCTTGCAAAGTATAGACAAATGGTTCTGCTGTGCCTTTAACATAGCGGGTCAATTGCAGGCCTGAATCAAGCTTGACGTAGCTTGCAGTCATCGCACCGATAACGGTCAAACCAACAATGGATGCAGCATGCGCGAGTTTGCGCGTCTGATCCTTAAGGCTCTTGATCGCCGAAATACCCATCTTGTAACCGTAGCTAGCCAAGCCGAAACGCAGTGCAAAGTGCACAACGTTGAACAGTACCAAGAAGAAAACCGGACCAAGCCACGAGCCATTCAGTGAAAATGATGCACCGACACCACCACAGATCGATAGCAGAGTCAGCCAAAATACTGCATCACCGATACCGCCACCTGGTCCCATGGTTGAAACCTTAATTGCACGGATGGTATCAATACGTTCTTTCGATTCTTCCATCGCCAGAATCAGACCAGAGATGAAGGTAACGAGGAACGGGTGAGTATTGAAAAATTCCAAGTGCATTGCCATGGACTTTTTCA carries:
- a CDS encoding PTS system mannose/fructose/sorbose family transporter subunit IID, which translates into the protein MEQQNTNVEFVTGEYEDKTVNKVITPKDIRTMAWRSLLLQASFNYERMQANGWLYTIMPGLRKIHKNENDLKKSMAMHLEFFNTHPFLVTFISGLILAMEESKERIDTIRAIKVSTMGPGGGIGDAVFWLTLLSICGGVGASFSLNGSWLGPVFFLVLFNVVHFALRFGLASYGYKMGISAIKSLKDQTRKLAHAASIVGLTVIGAMTASYVKLDSGLQLTRYVKGTAEPFVYTLQGSLIDPIMPALLPLLWTMFILWRIKKGSSPLRLVIMTVVFGLFCTLLPVVVKMAFGVDIIDPAVLDVRMGIETAAQAVGQ